In Solanum stenotomum isolate F172 chromosome 6, ASM1918654v1, whole genome shotgun sequence, one DNA window encodes the following:
- the LOC125869170 gene encoding protein PLASTID REDOX INSENSITIVE 2, chloroplastic-like: protein MALYLPTFTIAAASILNHSIQHKPKTSLQLHFSKPISRNHLSVPHSSTQTQKYVYPDPIPEFAVAETKKFRAELLKKLSKEKEILGDELDDVVSVCAEIFNEFLHKEYGGPGTLLVEPFTDMMVALKERKLSGAASAARASLLWAQNYVDQDWETWNSKHLS from the exons ATGGCGCTTTACCTTCCAACTTTCACCATTGCAGCTGCTTCAATCTTGAATCATTCAATCCAACACAAACCCAAAACCTCTCTTCAGCTTCACTTCTCAAAACCCATCTCAAGAAATCACTTGTCAGTTCCTCACAGCTCAACACAGACTCAGAAATACGTCTATCCTGACCCAATCCCTGAATTTGCTGTTGCT GAGACTAAGAAGTTCAGGGCGGAGCTCTTGAAGAAACTGTCCAAGGAAAAGGAGATTCTTGGAGATGAACTTGATGATGTTGTTAGTGTTTGTGCTGAG ATTTTTAATGAATTCTTGCACAAAGAATATGGAGGACCTGGGACACTACTTGTGGAGCCTTTTACTGATATGATGGTAGCTCTCAAAGAGAGGAAACTTTCAGGAGCGGCATCGGCTGCACGAGCATCACTATTATGGGCTCAAAATTATGTTGATCAAGATTGGGAGACTTGGAACTCAAAACACCTAAGCTAA
- the LOC125868149 gene encoding cyclin-D1-1 yields the protein MSVSYSDCFSDLLCGEDSDTVFSNGGGEDLPECSSSDIESQFADIDESIAGLIEDERNFVPGYDYIEKFQSQSLSAAARDESVAWILKVQRHYGFQPLTAYLAVNYFDRFLYSRSLPQTNGWPLQLLSVACLSLAAKMEEPLVPSLLDLQVEGAKYIFEPKTIQRMEFLVLRILDWRLRSITPFNFLSFFAAKLDSLGTFTAVLISRASQIILSNIQEASFHEYWPSCIAAATILCAAKDLPNFSLVNAEHAESWCHGLRKDKIVGCYELVQKYAIALRPRRFPRVYPQVRVMTRTSTTTTVASSDSSSSSSSSSTSYKRRKLNNSWWSVTDDDS from the exons ATGTCAGTCTCTTACTCCGACTGCTTCTCCGACCTACTCTGCGGCGAAGACTCCGATACCGTTTTCTCAAACGGAGGAGGAGAGGATTTGCCGGAATGTTCCTCGTCGGATATCGAATCTCAGTTCGCCGATATAGATGAATCAATCGCCGGTCTTATCGAAGATGAACGAAATTTCGTACCGGGATATGACTATATCGAGAAATTCCAATCTCAATCTCTAAGCGCTGCCGCTAGAGATGAATCTGTTGCATGGATTCTCAAG gTACAACGCCACTATGGTTTCCAGCCATTAACGGCGTATCTCGCCGTTAACTATTTCGATCGTTTTCTCTACTCGAGAAGCTTGCCG CAAACAAATGGCTGGCCACTTCAACTATTGTCGGTTGCTTGCTTATCTTTAGCAGCAAAAATGGAGGAACCTCTTGTTCCTTCTCTTTTGGATCTTCAG gTTGAAGGCGCGAAGTATATATTTGAACCAAAAACTATCCAAAGAATGGAGTTTCTTGTGCTGAGGATATTAGATTGGAGGCTCCGATCCATAACTCCATTTAACTTCCTCAGTTTCTTTGCGGCTAAACTTGATTCACTAGGAACTTTCACTGCGGTCCTTATATCAAGGGCTTCTCAGATTATCCTCTCTAATATTCAAG AAGCTAGCTTTCATGAGTATTGGCCATCATGCATAGCTGCAGCTACAATACTATGTGCAGCTAAGGACCTTCCAAATTTCTCTCTTGTGAATGCTGAACATGCTGAATCCTGGTGTCATGGACTCCGCAAA GATAAAATCGTGGGCTGCTATGAATTAGTGCAAAAGTACGCAATTGCATTAAGGCCCCGGAGATTTCCAAGAGTATACCCACAGGTACGAGTCATGACTCGGACTAGTACTACTACTACTGTAGCATCTAGTGACTCGTCGtcctcatcatcatcttcttccaCGTcttataaaagaagaaaattaaataacagCTGGTGGAGTGTCACAGATGACGATAGTTAA
- the LOC125869169 gene encoding uncharacterized protein LOC125869169, translating into MGNCQAVDAAALVIQHPSGKIDRMYWPMTASEVMKMNPGHYVSLIIPLPISSSDDNSDDKTVRFTRVKLLRPTDTLVLGRAYRLVTTQEVMKVLRAKKHAKMKKNQPELQENQRSSCELEARNSESDKNKAIRHEGNRQRPGTTNLAAASRSKSWRPSLQSISESNS; encoded by the exons ATGGGGAATTGCCAGGCTGTTGATGCAGCTGCACTAGTAATACAACATCCAAGTGGTAAGATAGACAGGATGTATTGGCCTATGACAGCTAGTGAAGTTATGAAAATGAACCCTGGTCACTATGTTTCTCTCATAATCCCTCTTCCAATCTCCTCCTCCGATGACAATTCCGATGATAAAACTGTTCGTTTCACACGCGTTAAGCTTCTCCGGCCAACGGATACTTTAGTCCTTGGCAGAGCTTATAGACTTGTCACAACACAAg AGGTGATGAAGGTGTTGAGAGCTAAGAAACATgcaaagatgaagaagaatcaGCCAGAGTTACAAGAAAATCAAAGGTCAAGCTGTGAACTTGAAGCTCGAAACTCTGAATCAGATAAGAACAAG GCTATAAGACATGAAGGAAACAGGCAAAGACCTGGAACAACAAACTTAGCTGCTGCTTCAAGGTCCAAATCATGGCGTCCGAGTTTACAGAGTATCTCTGAGTCCAATAGCTAA